The following coding sequences are from one Neurospora crassa OR74A linkage group I, whole genome shotgun sequence window:
- a CDS encoding eukaryotic translation initiation factor 1A, translating to MPKNKGKGGKNRRRGKNENDNEKRELTFKEEGQEYAQVIKMLGNGRLEAMCFDGVKRLGLIRGKLRKKIWINNGDIILVSLREYQDEKGDVILKYSADEARSLKAYGELPDTAKINETDTFGPNEDGDCGFEFDEDRDSEEEDGAEAGGKAVDIDDI from the exons aTGCCTAAGAACAAGGGAAAGGGTGGTAAGAAcaggagaagaggaaagaacgaGAACGA CAATGAGAAGCGCGAGTTGACcttcaaggaggagggtcaAG AGTACGCTCAGGTCATCAAGATGCTGGGTAACGGCAGACTCGAGGCTATG TGCTTCGACGGTGTCAAGCGCCTCGGTCTCATCCGCGGCAAGCTTCGCAAGAAGATCTGGATCAACAACGGTGACATCATCCTTGTCTCCCTCCGTGAGTACCAGGATGAGAAGGGTGATGTTATCCTCAAGTACTCTGCCGACGAGGCCCGTTCTCt GAAGGCCTACGGCGAGCTTCCCGACACCGCCAAGATCAACGAGACCGACACCTTCGGCCCCAACGAGGACGGCGACTGCGGCTTCGAGTTCGACGAGGACCGTGactccgaggaggaggatggcgccGAGGCCGGTGGCAAGGCCGTTGATATCGACGACATCTAA
- a CDS encoding WASP-like protein las17p, giving the protein MPSILSDDDKETVKRCVPKQTNKIHAVAVARLYVAYPNPSRWTYTGLQGAVVLANDLVGNTYWIKMVDISPGNRGVIWDQEIFDTWNYNQDRVFFHTFELEECLAGLSFVDEKEAKQFLKKMNDREKNASKATSKTPFGGASQAHHHKHHGLFGGLFGGHKHASPTATPPESPRAAAPAGRMRAGSTNGINGYKPPSEFATLDAFDPLWREHFGDDLKAQGLDDDFIRENQDFIIEFLKQEQAKQGIHTSTPPPPPPPPSAPPNGPAMRAPPPPPPAAAPRSVSESITPSTSRRGPVPPPPPPARRSGKLDTENHQEPAPPPRFAVPPPIADAGKFAHSDPPRHTPSAPGPPPPPRPPKTPLEDQDPSQRFSVPPPFTGQRSVPPPPPSRSSVPPPPPPRNSAAQPPLPPKAPGPAPPLPPASSRPPPMLPTRSPAPPQAPPLPTSNAPPPPPLPATQAPPPPPLPATSAPPPPPPAPPAPPAPPLPAAHAPPPPPPMPPMPAPSGGAPPPPPPPPPGGMGGVPPPPPPPPPGGMPPPPAPALPPVDGSRSAVLDGIKTAGGIRALKKVDRSQIRDRSGAAVPGGSDSGPASSGLPPAGAAPGGGGGMADALALALQKRKEKVSKSDDEDDGDDWD; this is encoded by the exons ATGCCGTCCATCCtcagcgacgacgacaaggaaaCGGTCAAGCGCTGCGTGCCCAAGCAGACCAACAAGATCcacgccgtcgccgtcgccagGCTCTATGTAGCCTACCCCAACCCGTCCAGATGGACCTATACCGGCCTCCAGGGTGCCGTCGTTCTGGCAAATGATCTCGTGGGCAACACATATTGGATCAAGATGGTTGATATCTCG CCCGGAAACAGGGGAGTGATATGGGACCAGGAGATCTTCGACACTTGGAACTACAACCAGGACCGTGTCTTCTTCCATACCTTCGAGCTTGAGGAATGCCTGGCTGGCTTGTCCTTCGTGGACGAGAAGGAAGCCAAGCAGTTCCTCAAGAAGATGAACGACAGGGAAAAGAACGCCAGCAAGGCTACCAGCAAGACACCTTTCGGAGGCGCATCCCAGGCACACCACCACAAGCACCACGGTCTTTTCGGCGGTCTGTTTGGAGGACATAAGCACGCGTCTCCGACAGCCACCCCGCCCGAGTCGCCACGTGCCGCTGCACCGGCAGGCCGTATGAGAGCTGGAAGCACTAATGGAATAAACGGATACAAGCCTCCTTCCGAGTTTGCGACCCTGGATGCTTTCGATCCCCTGTGGAGGGAACACTTCGGTGACGACCTCAAGGCCCAAGGcctcgacgacgacttcATCCGCGAAAACCAGGACTTTATCATTGAGTTCTTGAAACAGGAGCAAGCGAAGCAGGGTATACACACGAGcactcctccgccgccgccgccgccgccatccgcTCCTCCTAATGGTCCCGCAATGAGAGCtcccccaccacctcctcctgctgctgctccgcGCAGTGTCTCCGAGTCGATAACTCCATCGACCTCTAGGAGAGGGCCAGTACCCCCGCCTCCCCCTCCAGCAAGGAGATCCGGCAAGCTCGACACGGAAAACCACCAGGAACCGGCCCCTCCGCCGAGATTTGctgttcctcctcccatcGCCGATGCTGGCAAGTTTGCCCACTCTGATCCCCCGCGACATACGCCCTCTGCGCCTggacctccaccacctccccggCCGCCGAAGACGCCACTCGAAGATCAGGACCCGAGCCAGAGGTTCAGCGTTCCTCCGCCATTCACAGGCCAACGAAGTGTACCCCCGCCGCCTCCCAGCCGTAGCTCTGTTCCTCCGCCACCGCCCCCGAGAAATTCAGCTGCGCAACCTCCTCTGCCTCCCAAGGCACCGGGACCAGCACCTCCCCTCCCGCCTGCGAGCTCACGGCCGCCCCCCATGTTGCCAACTAGAAGCCCGGCACCACCGCAGGCACCGCCTCTCCCGACCTCGAACGCgccacctccgccgcctttaCCGGCCACCCAGgcgcctccaccacctccccttCCCGCAACCAGcgcgcctcctccgccaccaccggcaccgcCAGCACCTCCGGCGCCCCCTCTACCCGCAGCACATgctcccccgccgccgcctcccatGCCACCCATGCCCGCACCATCAGGCGGCgcaccgcctccgcctccgcctcctccaccgggTGGTATGGGTGGtgtccctccccctcctcctccccctcctccaggtGGTATGCCTCCACCGCCCGCCCCTGCCTTGCCACCTGTTGACGGCAGTCGTTCGGCCGTGTTGGACGGCATCAAGACCGCGGGAGGTATCAGGGCGTTGAAGAAGGTAGACAGAAGCCAGATTCGCGATCGTTCCGGTGCTGCTGTTCCTGGTGGCTCCGATAGTGGGCCCGCAAGCAGTGGATTGCCGCCCGCTGGAGCTGCGCcgggtggcggtggtggaatGGCGGAtgcgttggcgttggcgttgcagaagagaaaggagaaggTTAGCAAGAGTG atgatgaagatgatggtgatgattggGACTAA
- a CDS encoding chitin biosynthesis protein CHS5, with translation MLVSLTVGKVDAGVTVLLTPDKRLIEFPSILLPPDISSGSIVDVTVARNVASEDEAERAFRALQDKIFNALGAAEPKAPNLRCRNATQTSVVLEWDPIDLATADLISLALYRNGQKAGNIPKPTAMHSTKISGLAVDTEYTFHLVLRTTAGTLASDKVVVRTHKMTDLSGITITTGILPPALRESLARSVDRIGAKLVDTVRIDTTHFVTTEGRGVQWEKANELNIPVVRPEWVEACERNGRILGVTKFYLDAVRVGMGPSAADMGGSPPMQHNRSVSSAFSHKELPPQPSPPVPQQQQQQQQQTTPPPTNGVRSPDVNKPTPPPPAEPEPEPAPEPELVPEQKQEEELQPVALEPSVEATTTEVPQEDDTGSEKGGDQSDIASEPEDKATQDDEPKVLDHAKEEQGLPVRPASPVEDAEESKEGEDEDKDKDDSLNPKGGKSSDGASFQDVAL, from the exons ATGCTCGTCTCCCTGACCGTCGGCAAGGTCGACGCCGGCGTCACCGTCCTCCTAACTCCGGACAAGCGACTG ATCGAGTTCCCCTCCATCCTCCTGCCCCCCGACATCTCCTCGGGCTCCATTGTCGACGTCACCGTTGCCCGCAACGTTGCCTCAGAAGACGAAGCCGAACGCGCCTTCCGCGCCCTCCAAGACAAGATCTTCAACGCCCTCGGTGCTGCCGAGCCCAAGGCTCCCAATCTGCGCTGTCGCAATGCCACCCAGACCAGCGTCGTCCTCGAGTGGGACCCCATCGATCTCGCAACCGCCGACCTGATCAGCCTGGCCCTCTATCGCAACGGCCAAAAGGCCGGCAACATTCCCAAACCCACCGCCATGCACTCGACCAAGATTTCGGGCTTGGCCGTCGACACCGAGTACACATTCCACCTGGTGCTGCGCACAACGGCCGGCACCCTGGCCAGCGACAAGGTCGTGGTCCGCACACACAAGATGACGGACCTCAGcggcatcaccatcaccacgggCATCCTCCCTCCCGCACTCAGGGAGTCTCTGGCCCGCTCGGTCGACCGGATTGGCGCCAAGCTGGTCGACACCGTTCGAATCGATACGACACACTTTGTCACCACCGAGGGCCGGGGCGTGCAATGGGAGAAGGCGAACGAGCTCAACATCCCCGTGGTCAGGCCCGAGTGGGTGGAGGCGTGCGAGAGGAACGGCAGGATCCTGGGTGTCACCAAGTTCTATCTGGATGCGGTCCGCGTTGGCATGGGACCGTCGGCGGCGGATATGGGAGGAAGCCCACCAATGCAGCATAATAGGAGCGTGTCTTCTGCCTTTTCACACAAGGAATTGCCGCCGCAGCCATCGCCGCCAGtccctcagcagcagcagcaacaacaacaacagacgaCCCCGCCACCTACAAATGGGGTACGCAGTCCTGACGTGAACAAGcctacaccaccaccgcctgcTGAGCCCGAGCCCGAGCCGGCGCCTGAGCCGGAGTTGGTGCCAGAGCAgaagcaagaggaggagttaCAGCCAGTAGCACTTGAGCCTAGTGTGGAGGCGACAACGACAGAGGTGCCGCAGGAGGATGACACTGGATCCGAGAAAGGAGGCGACCAGAGTGACATAGCGTCTGAACCAGAAGACAAGGCTACACAAGACGACGAGCCAAAGGTGCTTGACCATGCAAAGGAGGAGCAAGGCCTGCCAGTACGACCTGCTTCTCCAGTGGAAGATGCCGAGGAGAGCAAAGAgggtgaagatgaagacaaggacaaggacgacAGTCTGAATCCCAAGGGAGGGAAATCATCTGATGGAGCGTCGTTCCAGGATGTTGCCCTATGA
- a CDS encoding short-chain dehydrogenase/reductase SDR yields the protein MSKPWILLCPSSRGIGHALTRHLLRTTTLPILATTRTRDPEETKAALLKDLFPKSQPQQSSPTTDSSSSAAAAKATGPGVAPSSKISDSSSSDTYPYPSPPEHSGSTSSTSATPDSSSSSATLSSAAADVSSRLHLLPLDVCHEDSIHACAQKASSLFPPETHHLHLAFALPGILHPEKSAAQVDYDLALDTFRVNCLGPLMLMKHFGSFLPRKRTEFLLQDLQEEGQIPKHHATWINMSARVGSVSDNKSGGWYSYRSSKAAVNSLTKSFDLQLLSRSGGKAICVGYHPGTVKTDLSKGFWESSVKSGRKFWERPEEAAGNMAGVVAKLEESQRGRIWDWKGEEILP from the coding sequence ATGTCTAAACCCTGGATTCTCCTTTGCCCTTCCTCCCGCGGCATCGGCCATGCCTTAACCCGACACCTCCTCCGAACCACCACTCTCCCGATCCTAGCCACCACCCGCACCCGCGACCCGGAAGAGACCAAAGCCGCCTTACTCAAGGACTTGTTTCCTAaatctcaacctcaacagtCTTCCCCAACCACCGATTCCTCAtcatccgccgccgccgccaaagcTACCGGCCCGGGCGTAGCACCATCCAGCAAAATCAGCGATTCCTCCTCAAGCGATACGTATCCTTACCCCTCCCCGCCAGAACACAGCGGCAGCACTTCATCGACTTCTGCGACACCagactcttcttcttcatcagccACACTCTCGTCCGCCGCCGCTGATGTCTCCTCCCGGCtacacctcctccccctcgaCGTCTGCCACGAAGACTCCATCCACGCCTGCGCACAAAAggcctcctccctcttcccgcCCGAGACGCACCACCTGCACCTAGCCTTCGCCCTGCCCGGGATCCTCCACCCGGAAAAGTCCGCGGCGCAAGTCGACTACGACCTAGCGCTGGACACGTTTAGAGTAAACTGCCTGGGGCCCCTCATGCTAATGAAGCATTTCGGCTCCTTTTTACCTCGAAAGCGGACAGAGTTTCTCCTTCAAGACcttcaagaagaaggacagaTTCCCAAGCACCACGCCACATGGATCAACATGTCGGCGCGCGTCGGGTCGGTATCAGATAATAAGTCGGGAGGATGGTACTCGTACCGCAGTTCCAAGGCGGCGGTGAATAGTCTGACGAAATCGTTTGATCTTCAGTTGCTGAGTAGGAGTGGGGGAAAAGCGATTTGTGTCGGGTATCACCCGGGAACGGTCAAGACGGACTTGAGTAAGGGGTTTTGGGAGAGTAGTGTCAAGAGTGGCAGGAAGTTTTGGGAACGgccggaggaggcggcggggaATATGGCGGGGGTGGTTGCGAAGCTGGAGGAAAGCCAGAGGGGAAGGATTTGGGAttggaagggggaggagattTTGCCTTGA
- the mus-38 gene encoding MUS38 yields MSASSAPQPVKLSLPLVYQQKLFEELRKEDELVILARGLGLMRLITNLLHSYDAAGNNLIVVVNAEDRENAWIGEALAEHAAISMSPKARGLTVVNTDFTSVGTREKMYAQGGIFSITSRILVVDLLTNLLNPETITGMLVLHADRIVATSLEAFIFRIYRQKNKVGFLKAFSDNPDPFTVGFSPLATMMRNMFLRKASLWPRFHVQVAQSLEGKKKAEVIELEVPMTDSMREIQTAIMECVEISIHELKKENTGLEMEDWNLDSALTRNFDRMVRRQLEPNWHRVSWKTKQIAGDLTVLRGMLQSLLALDAVSFLQQLDTIHAAHKPAPGTTRQTESPWLFSDAAQTIFETARQRVYSSKQKAGPNSTIESLKPVLEEQPKWAVLADVLEEIDRDLYFEPAVRDDSNGTILVMCADTDTCRQLRDYLQTMHIRPRTAKKVEEVYDPEEDRPSGAFLMRRKLRNYLNWKREFAQVNATLFSENQKALSGAVDPRLPQARGRGGAPANKRRRVRGGGGGVGSNPSRHENGSIVQHFEKPNEVADLMSEIQITEDDAGGQAAEEIITFATADPLEDMDDYYQLYDMQDLVVIHAYEGDQDEHVLEEVKPKYIIMYEPDASFIRRVEVYRSSHNDRNVRVYFLYYGGSVEEQRYLSSVRREKDAFTKLIRERASMSIVMTTDSHGVEDPESAFLRTINTRIAGGGKLAKATAQPPRVVVDVREFRSSLPSLLHGRSMVIVPCMLTVGDYILSPNICVERKSVSDLISSFKDGRLYAQCETMFQHYRNPMLLIEFDQNKSFTLEPFADLSGSLRSVNPENAGANDLQSKIVLLTLAFPKLRIIWSSSPYETAEIFERLKALEEEPDPVAAVRAGLGEGESPEDGVNEGKGAVNGGSTFNMEAQEMLGKVPGVTPKNIRNITAEAENVREVANMEVEELGRLVGREAAGKIVEFFKKDVLEDYSG; encoded by the exons ATGTCGGCCTCCAGTGCCCCGCAACCCGTGAAGCTCTCACTTCCTCTT GTCTACCAACAGAAACTGTTTGAAGAGCTTCGTAAAGAAGATGAGCTTGTCATTCTCGCCCGAGGCCTCGGTCTCATGCgcctcatcaccaacctgCTTCACTCGTATGATGCCGCAGGAAACAACCTGATTGTGGTTGTCAACGCTGAAGACAGGGAGAATGCCTGGATTGGTGAGGCCCTGGCCGAGCATGCCGCTATCAGCATGTCTCCCAAGGCCAGGGGCTTGACCGTCGTCAACACGGACTTTACCAGTGTCGGGACAAGAGAGAAGATGTATGCCCAGGGCGGCATCTTTAGCATCACGTCGCGCATCTTGGTCGTCGACTTGTTGACAAACCTCCTGAACCCGGAGACCATCACGGGCATGCTTGTCCTCCATGCGGATCGCATAGTTGCCACTTCGCTCGAGGCCTTCATTTTCAGGATATACCGCCAAAAGAACAAGGTTGGCTTTCTCAAGGCCTTTTCAGATAACCCGGATCCTTTTACGGTAGGCTTTTCGCCACTGGCTACCATGATGAGAAATATGTTTCTCCGAAAGGCTTCACTCTGGCCTCGGTTTCATGTCCAGGTTGCCCAATCCttggagggaaagaagaaggcagaAGTCATCGAGTTGGAAGTTCCCATGACCGACTCCATGAGAGAGATCCAAACTGCCATCATGGAATGTGTCGAGATCAGCATTCATGAGCTCAAAAAGGAGAACACCGGGCTGGAAATGGAAGACTGGAACCTGGACAGTGCTCTGACCAGGAACTTTGATCGTATGGTACGGAGACAGCTGGAGCCAAACTGGCATAGAGTCAGCTGGAAAACCAAGCAGATTGCTGGCGATCTGACAGTTCTTCGTGGTATGCTCCAGtctctcctcgccctcgacgCCGTGTCATTCTTGCAACAGTTGGACACCATTCATGCGGCACATAAGCCTGCTCCTGGGACTACCCGGCAGACAGAGTCCCCTTGGCTGTTCTCTGACGCGGCTCAAACCATCTTCGAGACTGCACGACAACGAGTCTATTCTAGCAAGCAAAAGGCGGGTCCAAACTCAACCATCGAGTCACTGAAGCCTGTCTTGGAAGAACAGCCAAAGTGGGCTGTCCTTGCAGATGTCCTGGAGGAAATTGACAGAGATCTTTACTTTGAACCAGCTGTTCGCGATGATTCCAACGGGACCATCCTGGTCATGTGTGCAGACACAGACACATGTCGTCAGCTACGCGACTATCTACAAACAATGCACATCCGGCCTCGAACGGCAAAGAAGGTGGAAGAGGTATATGACCCTGAAGAGGACAGACCATCGGGTGCCTTCCTAATGAGGCGAAAGCTACGAAACTATCTCAACTGGAAACGAGAATTCGCCCAAGTCAACGCCACCCTTTTCTCCGAGAACCAAAAGGCCCTCAGCGGCGCCGTCGACCCACGACTCCCCCAGGCtagaggccgaggaggagcgccAGCAAACAAACGGCGCCGAGTccgcggcggtggtggtggtgtcggaAGCAACCCCAGCCGCCATGAGAACGGCAGCATCGTCCAACACTTTGAAAAGCCCAACGAAGTAGCTGACCTAATGTCCGAGATCCAAATTACCGAAGACGACGCAGGCGGCCAAGCAGCCGAAGAAATCATCACTTTTGCCACAGCCGACCCGCTCGAGGACATGGACGATTACTACCAACTCTACGATATGCAAGACCTAGTAGTCATCCACGCCTACGAGGGCGACCAAGACGAGCACGTCCTCGAAGAGGTAAAGCCCAAATACATCATCATGTACGAGCCCGACGCCTCCTTTATCCGGCGCGTTGAGGTCTACCGCTCCTCGCACAACGACCGCAACGTGCGCGTCTACTTTTTGTACTACGGCGGCTCCGTCGAAGAGCAGCGGTACCTCTCGTCGGTGCGTCGCGAGAAGGACGCCTTTACGAAACTCATCAGAGAGCGAGCCTCCATGTCCATCGTCATGACGACCGACTCCCACGGGGTCGAGGACCCCGAGTCCGCTTTTCTACGAACCATCAACACCCGcatcgccggcggcggcaagcTCGCCAAAGCGACGGCCCAGCCACCGCGCGTAGTCGTCGACGTGCGCGAGTTCCGCTCCTCTTTGCCTTCCCTCTTGCACGGCCGCTCCATGGTCATCGTCCCCTGCATGCTCACCGTAGGCGACTACATCTTGTCTCCCAACATCTGCGTCGAGCGCAAGTCCGTCTCCGACCTAATTTCCTCGTTTAAGGACGGCCGGCTATACGCCCAATGCGAGACCATGTTCCAGCACTACAGGAACCCGATGCTCTTGATCGAGTTCGACCAGAACAAGTCCTTCACGCTGGAACCTTTTGCCGACTTGTCGGGTAGTTTGCGCAGCGTCAACCCGGAAAACGCGGGGGCCAACGACTTGCAGTCCAAAATCGTGCTGCTCACGCTCGCGTTCCCGAAACTGCGCATCATCTGGTCGTCGTCCCCTTACGAGACGGCAGAAATCTTTGAGCGGCTGAAGGCGCTCGAGGAAGAACCGGATCCCGTCGCGGCTGTCAGGGCGGGGTTGGGGGAAGGAGAAAGTCCCGAGGATGGGGTGAATGAGGGCAAGGGGGCGGTGAATGGGGGTAGTACGTTCAATATGGAGGCGCAGGAGATGTTGGGTAAAGTCCCGGGCGTGACGCCGAAGAATATCAGGAATATTACTGCCGAGGCGGAGAATGTGAGGGAGGTTGCGAAtatggaggtggaggagctggGCAGACTGGTGGggagggaggcggcgggGAAGATTGTCGAGTTTTTCAAAAAGGATGTTTTGGAGGATTACAGTGGGTGA
- the pls-1 gene encoding tetraspanin: MSKVLLAYVVADGLFLLMGIFMIAFSVIVQNIQFEVPTEGQQAARNLLYQRFPLTAGIVNAVFIFVTFLFTIPGIITPARGWLKLGGWMTTVCGIFSLIIGLYLWIMTLKTKADFAPFYFSQPPEIQELMQSAFKCCGYFNSTSPAFITDDICSSPAAAALMRPCATPITSFANVLIDNIFTAVFGMVGIDVVLVMATACLLKERKERERFRHIDEKSGAIGF, from the exons ATGAGTAAAGTGCTTCTGGCCTATGTGGTCGCCGATGGCCTCTTCCTTCTGATGGGCATCTTCATGATCGCCTTCTCCGTCATTGTTCAGAACATCCAGTTTGAGGTCCCTACAGAAGGACAACAAGCAGCAAGGAATCTTTTGTACCAGAGGTTTCCTCTCACAG CCGGTATCGTGAATgccgtcttcatcttcgtcacATTCCTCTTCACCATTCCCGGTATCATTACCCCCGCACGGGGATGGCTCAAGCTGGGCGGTTGGATGACCACCGTCTGCGGTATCTTCAGCCTCATCATCGGTCTCTACCTCTGGATCATGACCCTCAAGACCAAGGCGGATTTTGCTCCCTTTTATTTCAGCCAGCCTCCTGAGATTCAGGAGCTAATGCAGTCAGCT TTCAAATGCTGCGGCTACTTCAATAGCACCTCCCCCGCCTTCATCACCGACGACATCTGCTCCAGCCCAGCTGCCGCCGCGCTCATGCGCCCATGTGCGACCCCCATCACCTCCTTCGCCAACGTCCTGATCGACAACATTTTTACTGCGGTCTTCGGCATGGTTGGTATTGACGTTGTCCTTGTCATGGCGACCGCCTGTCTGCTGAAGGAGCGCAAGGAGAGGGAGCGCTTCCGTCACATCGACGAGAAGAGTGGTGCTATTGGATTCTAA